One segment of Streptomyces sp. XD-27 DNA contains the following:
- a CDS encoding NAD(P)-dependent oxidoreductase, giving the protein MKPLRVLLTGATGFIGSAVARELLDHQAAGRHLSVRALARTLPQGAREQGAEGGSGIAWTTGDLSDRASLRQAVEGVDVLIHLASRISGSEAQCEAVNVHGTAALVEEAVGAGVERIVQLSTAAVYGAGPHRGVDVGEVVPAPVSPASRTRLAGEAPALAAGGHVLRPGLVLGAGDRWVVPALSELVARVPARWDGGRGRVSVVYVEDLARLIAALACAADAPPPGVYHASHPVPVRTGDLLDELAALGVLPPVTGDLPWDACLRRLREVPGAVSERQFSLLAQDHWYRSEEVWRLSGCPAGPGPLARLGEAAAWYRGHLAERSGAAPGAGSRPRDRG; this is encoded by the coding sequence GTGAAGCCCTTGCGCGTGCTGTTGACGGGGGCGACAGGATTCATCGGCTCGGCGGTGGCCCGGGAGCTGCTGGACCACCAGGCGGCGGGCCGGCATCTGTCCGTGCGCGCCCTCGCCCGGACGTTACCTCAAGGGGCGCGAGAGCAGGGCGCGGAGGGAGGATCGGGCATCGCGTGGACCACCGGGGACCTGTCGGACCGCGCGTCCCTGCGCCAGGCGGTGGAAGGAGTCGACGTACTGATCCACCTGGCCTCGCGCATTTCCGGTAGCGAAGCGCAGTGCGAGGCGGTCAACGTGCACGGCACCGCGGCGCTGGTCGAGGAGGCCGTCGGCGCGGGTGTCGAGCGGATCGTCCAGCTGTCCACCGCCGCGGTCTACGGCGCGGGCCCGCACCGCGGTGTCGACGTCGGCGAGGTCGTGCCCGCCCCGGTCTCGCCGGCCAGCAGAACCCGGCTGGCCGGCGAGGCGCCCGCGCTGGCCGCGGGCGGGCACGTGCTCCGGCCCGGACTGGTCCTGGGCGCCGGGGACCGCTGGGTGGTGCCGGCGCTGTCCGAGCTGGTGGCGCGGGTCCCCGCGCGCTGGGACGGCGGGCGCGGACGGGTGTCGGTCGTGTACGTCGAGGATCTGGCCCGGTTGATCGCCGCCTTGGCGTGCGCGGCGGACGCGCCGCCGCCCGGGGTCTACCACGCGAGCCACCCGGTCCCCGTACGCACCGGCGACCTGTTGGACGAGTTGGCGGCGCTGGGCGTGCTGCCGCCGGTCACCGGGGACCTGCCCTGGGACGCCTGCCTGCGGCGGCTGCGGGAGGTTCCCGGCGCGGTGAGCGAGCGTCAGTTCTCGCTGCTGGCGCAGGACCACTGGTACCGCAGCGAGGAGGTCTGGCGGCTGTCCGGCTGCCCCGCGGGGCCCGGGCCGCTGGCCCGGCTCGGCGAGGCCGCCGCCTGGTACCGGGGCCACCTCGCGGAGCGGAGCGGCGCCGCCCCGGGCGCCGGATCGCGACCGCGGGACCGCGGGTGA
- a CDS encoding TetR family transcriptional regulator, producing the protein MVRQVRAAQTRHALLIAAAGEFDRNGYAGTSLARVCKSAGVTMGALTFHFPTKGELADAVRAEGDSATQSALWRVAAMPGPGLQSLVDLTLELARLLDSDVTVRAAARLAQERRDPVESGHSAWVPILRSLLARMAGEAGTGSDLEDVELLITYLMAGAEACVRTGVAEGSVEEHLGRLWTLLASTGLPGAFGESRRVPAGSPGRQPSARAPQASARTPQASVRAAKPSVRAAIT; encoded by the coding sequence GTGGTGAGACAGGTAAGAGCTGCGCAGACCCGGCACGCTCTGCTGATCGCGGCGGCCGGGGAGTTCGACCGCAACGGCTACGCCGGCACCTCCCTCGCGCGCGTCTGCAAGTCCGCCGGCGTGACGATGGGGGCGCTGACCTTCCACTTCCCCACCAAGGGCGAGCTGGCCGACGCGGTACGGGCGGAAGGCGACAGCGCCACCCAGTCGGCGCTGTGGCGGGTGGCCGCGATGCCCGGGCCGGGCCTCCAGTCGCTGGTCGACCTGACCCTGGAGCTGGCGCGCCTGCTGGACTCGGACGTCACCGTGCGCGCGGCCGCACGGCTCGCGCAGGAGCGGCGGGACCCGGTCGAGAGCGGCCACTCGGCATGGGTCCCGATCCTGCGGAGCCTGCTGGCGCGGATGGCGGGGGAGGCCGGCACCGGGTCCGACCTGGAGGACGTCGAGCTGCTGATCACGTACCTGATGGCCGGTGCGGAGGCGTGCGTCCGGACCGGGGTCGCGGAAGGCAGCGTGGAGGAGCATCTCGGCCGCCTGTGGACGCTCCTGGCGTCCACCGGACTGCCCGGCGCCTTCGGGGAGTCCCGCCGCGTCCCGGCCGGCAGCCCCGGCCGGCAGCCCTCCGCTCGAGCACCGCAGGCCTCGGCCCGGACGCCGCAGGCCTCCGTTCGGGCTGCGAAGCCCTCCGTTCGAGCAGCGATCACGTAG
- a CDS encoding transposase — MTTQLRERATARTSVAAFAEELFGPLPRTDQRRWAQVYVQGLLTTPGKKTTRRLAASVSDSRTASQALHQFVNASPWEWAPIRAELARWVEQRTEPRAWTIGLAVVPKRGEQSCGVHRRFVPQAGRTVNCQVGIGAFLSTDTEDVPVDWRLLLPDRWYDDPQLRRQARIPDTARRIPPEAQALDLIDSLATRGSLAKVPVVADLTGYADTAEIVRGLVARRRHFVVALPGTTPVLPERRLPVGGRADGPAANGLSANGLGANSPVANGPSASGPGTNGLGTNGPGADSAESAAAVAPIPVQRFLSPHRGRPARTALVRARGGRSREVSVLSGLVRLPGARPGEVPDQALRVFAEWDPVERGFGRMWITNLVNRPVGDILALADLHNGTADTVERLESDFGLRAFEGRSFPGWHHHMTLISAAFAYSILTENTDRL, encoded by the coding sequence ATGACGACACAGCTGAGGGAACGGGCGACGGCGCGGACTTCGGTCGCCGCCTTCGCCGAGGAGCTGTTCGGGCCGCTGCCCCGCACCGACCAGCGCCGATGGGCCCAGGTCTACGTGCAGGGCCTGCTCACCACACCGGGCAAGAAGACGACGCGCCGGCTGGCGGCCTCCGTGTCCGACTCCCGCACGGCCTCGCAGGCGCTGCACCAGTTCGTCAACGCCAGCCCGTGGGAGTGGGCGCCGATCCGAGCCGAACTGGCCCGCTGGGTCGAGCAGCGCACCGAGCCGCGCGCCTGGACCATCGGACTGGCCGTGGTGCCCAAGCGCGGCGAGCAGTCCTGCGGGGTGCACCGCCGCTTCGTTCCCCAGGCCGGGCGCACCGTCAACTGCCAGGTCGGGATCGGGGCGTTCCTGTCGACGGACACCGAGGACGTGCCCGTCGACTGGCGCCTGCTGCTCCCCGACCGGTGGTACGACGACCCGCAGCTGCGACGGCAGGCCCGGATCCCGGACACGGCGCGCCGGATCCCGCCCGAGGCGCAGGCCCTCGACCTCATCGACAGCCTGGCCACGCGCGGGTCCCTCGCCAAGGTGCCGGTCGTGGCGGATCTGACCGGGTACGCGGACACGGCGGAGATCGTCCGCGGGCTCGTCGCACGGCGGCGGCACTTCGTCGTCGCCCTGCCCGGCACGACGCCGGTCCTTCCCGAGCGGCGGCTGCCGGTCGGAGGGCGCGCGGACGGCCCTGCCGCGAACGGTCTCAGTGCGAACGGTCTCGGTGCGAACAGTCCTGTCGCGAACGGCCCCAGCGCGAGCGGCCCCGGTACGAACGGTCTCGGTACGAACGGCCCCGGCGCGGACAGCGCCGAATCGGCCGCCGCCGTCGCCCCGATACCCGTACAGCGGTTCCTCTCACCGCACCGCGGCCGGCCGGCGCGCACCGCCCTGGTGCGGGCGCGGGGCGGCCGGTCACGGGAGGTGAGCGTGCTGTCGGGGCTGGTACGGCTGCCCGGCGCCCGCCCGGGAGAGGTCCCCGACCAGGCGCTCCGGGTCTTCGCCGAATGGGACCCGGTCGAGCGCGGCTTCGGCCGGATGTGGATCACCAACCTGGTCAACCGGCCCGTGGGCGACATTCTCGCGCTGGCCGATCTGCACAACGGCACCGCCGACACGGTGGAGCGTCTGGAGAGCGACTTCGGGCTCCGCGCTTTCGAGGGCCGGTCGTTTCCCGGCTGGCATCACCACATGACGCTGATCTCCGCCGCGTTCGCCTACAGCATCCTCACCGAGAACACGGACCGGCTCTAG
- a CDS encoding WD40 repeat domain-containing protein: MDRRPLKLILDVLLMVVGALLGIATNYATSEADHVPLPLRLLREWSVPMVGVALLLLIGGQVWLHCLDRPVPVRRVWDAAQPPYPGLESFTEDDAAVFFGRDRETAALVARLHPAAPGRAQRFVAVVGPSGSGKSSLVRAGLLPALARRRGRWAVAEPFAPGVDPVRALERRLSRLPDTRPALLVVDQLEELFTLSGPEERGAFLAAVRDSLRADPQLWVVATLRSDFLTEFLESGFAELVREPAVVGALGREELHEVIEKPAEQAGLAFAPGVVARMVDDCGGGDALPLLAYTLQELYLRAGGAGGTVTEETYRALGGVAGALSDRADRIAAELTDAPVIPALLHFVTVDRNEPTRRRVHRADLTPQEREIVDAFVAGRLLASDDGALDVTHEALFRQWAPLRQAVVARVEELRRRTELERWAQDWEHAGRLDAYLLTGERLTVARQWMAESAQTLGAAPLVAELVDRSTRADRETMARTADGVALRVLERAEREAELAVHAALAAVEECGATPTAVQALRVALGASQLRMVLRGFERAVTGVAWSPDGGRLAASSDDGTVRVWGPALDAEPVVLTGGGDWILGVAWSPDGRRLAAGSRDATLRVWDAATWAELAVLHHAEAVGDRQEGVGGVAWSPDGSHLASVGGDCAVRIWDARTYAEVATLRGHERMVWSVTWSPDGKHVASAGEDPAVRVWDPAAGTVRVLADHQGNVESVRWSPDGCLLAVASGDRKVRVWNTADWTVERTLESLDVLNCLSWSPDGKRLAAGDEQRAARVWNVETGLVETWLAGHTDTLYGISWSPRGSEVATASRDHTVVVWNVDARKDALYGHTDSVWQAAWSPDGERIATASQDGTVRIWDATSGHALSELRFPAEAADAAWSPDGLRLAVALRDGTAVVREPHGDTRALSLHGHDGELSAVGWSPDGARIVTVSRDATARIWDTTTGACLTVLRGHEDWVSGASWSPGGDLLATSGTDGTVRVWDPADGTLIRTVHGHRDYAWKVDWSPDGRRIATASRDHTVRLWDPFNGTQLAVLTGHEDRVQGVAWSPDGTRVASVSRDRTVRLWDPGTATQVAVLGTHTDWANGVSWDPDGTRLATASRDRTVRIWELAEADLETLLRQARSRVFRDLTGEERRAFLLPEGR, encoded by the coding sequence GTGGACCGACGCCCGCTCAAACTCATACTCGACGTCCTGCTCATGGTCGTCGGGGCGCTGCTCGGCATCGCGACGAACTACGCGACGAGCGAGGCGGACCACGTGCCGCTGCCCCTGCGGCTGCTGCGCGAGTGGTCCGTGCCCATGGTCGGCGTCGCCCTGCTGCTGCTCATCGGCGGGCAGGTCTGGCTGCACTGCCTCGACCGGCCGGTGCCGGTGCGCCGGGTGTGGGACGCGGCCCAGCCGCCGTACCCCGGGCTGGAGTCCTTCACGGAGGACGACGCGGCGGTCTTCTTCGGCCGGGACCGGGAGACCGCCGCGCTCGTCGCCCGGCTGCACCCCGCCGCCCCGGGCCGGGCGCAGCGGTTCGTGGCCGTGGTCGGCCCTTCGGGCAGCGGCAAGTCGTCGCTCGTACGCGCCGGACTGCTGCCGGCGCTGGCGCGGCGGCGGGGGCGGTGGGCGGTCGCGGAGCCGTTCGCGCCGGGCGTGGACCCGGTCCGCGCGCTGGAGCGGCGGTTGTCCCGACTCCCCGACACCCGGCCCGCGTTGCTGGTGGTCGACCAGCTGGAGGAGCTGTTCACGCTGTCCGGTCCCGAGGAACGGGGAGCGTTCCTGGCGGCCGTACGGGACAGCCTGCGCGCGGACCCGCAGCTGTGGGTCGTGGCGACGCTGCGCTCGGACTTCCTCACCGAGTTCCTGGAGTCCGGCTTCGCCGAGCTGGTGCGCGAGCCGGCGGTGGTCGGCGCGCTGGGCCGGGAGGAGCTCCACGAGGTCATCGAGAAGCCCGCCGAACAGGCCGGGCTGGCCTTCGCGCCGGGCGTCGTGGCCCGCATGGTCGACGACTGCGGAGGCGGCGACGCCCTGCCGCTGCTCGCGTACACCCTCCAGGAGCTGTACCTGCGCGCCGGAGGGGCCGGCGGGACGGTGACCGAGGAGACCTACCGCGCCCTCGGCGGCGTCGCCGGGGCCCTGTCCGACCGGGCCGACCGGATCGCCGCCGAGCTCACGGACGCACCCGTGATCCCCGCGCTGCTGCATTTCGTCACCGTCGACCGCAACGAGCCCACCCGCCGCCGGGTGCACCGGGCCGACCTCACCCCGCAGGAGCGGGAGATCGTGGACGCCTTCGTCGCCGGACGGCTGCTGGCCAGCGACGACGGCGCCTTGGACGTGACCCATGAGGCGCTGTTCCGGCAGTGGGCGCCGCTGCGGCAGGCGGTCGTCGCCCGCGTCGAGGAGCTGCGCCGCCGCACCGAACTGGAACGCTGGGCGCAGGACTGGGAGCACGCGGGGCGGCTGGACGCGTACCTGCTCACCGGGGAGCGGTTGACCGTCGCCCGCCAGTGGATGGCCGAGTCCGCGCAGACGCTCGGCGCGGCGCCGCTGGTCGCGGAACTGGTGGACCGCTCGACGCGGGCGGACCGGGAGACGATGGCGCGTACGGCGGACGGGGTGGCGCTCCGGGTGCTCGAAAGGGCGGAGCGCGAAGCGGAGTTGGCGGTGCATGCCGCGCTCGCGGCCGTGGAGGAGTGCGGGGCGACACCGACGGCCGTGCAGGCGCTGCGGGTGGCGCTGGGTGCGTCGCAACTGCGGATGGTGCTGCGGGGCTTCGAGCGGGCCGTGACCGGGGTGGCGTGGTCGCCGGACGGGGGGCGGCTGGCGGCGTCGAGCGACGACGGGACGGTGCGGGTCTGGGGTCCCGCGCTCGACGCGGAGCCCGTCGTGCTCACCGGCGGGGGCGACTGGATCCTCGGCGTGGCCTGGTCCCCCGACGGGCGCAGGCTCGCCGCGGGGTCGAGGGACGCCACCCTGCGCGTCTGGGACGCCGCGACGTGGGCCGAACTCGCCGTCCTGCACCACGCGGAAGCGGTCGGCGATCGCCAAGAGGGCGTGGGCGGCGTGGCCTGGTCACCGGACGGCAGCCACCTGGCATCAGTGGGCGGCGACTGTGCCGTGCGGATCTGGGATGCCCGTACGTACGCGGAAGTCGCCACGCTGCGCGGGCACGAGCGCATGGTGTGGAGCGTGACGTGGTCCCCCGACGGGAAGCACGTGGCCAGCGCCGGCGAGGACCCCGCGGTACGGGTCTGGGACCCAGCCGCAGGAACCGTGCGCGTGCTCGCCGACCATCAGGGCAACGTCGAGTCCGTCCGCTGGTCACCGGACGGCTGCCTGCTGGCTGTGGCCTCCGGGGACCGTAAGGTCCGGGTCTGGAACACCGCCGACTGGACCGTCGAGCGAACGCTGGAGAGCCTGGACGTCCTCAACTGCCTGTCCTGGTCGCCGGACGGCAAGCGCCTCGCCGCGGGCGACGAACAGCGTGCGGCTCGCGTGTGGAACGTTGAAACCGGCCTGGTCGAGACCTGGCTGGCCGGTCACACCGACACCCTGTACGGCATTTCCTGGTCGCCTCGCGGTAGCGAGGTCGCGACCGCGTCACGGGACCACACCGTGGTCGTCTGGAACGTGGACGCACGGAAGGACGCCCTGTACGGCCACACGGACTCCGTGTGGCAGGCCGCTTGGTCACCCGACGGCGAACGGATCGCGACCGCCTCCCAGGACGGCACGGTCCGGATATGGGACGCCACCAGTGGCCACGCGCTATCCGAACTCCGCTTCCCCGCCGAGGCAGCCGACGCGGCCTGGTCACCTGACGGCCTCCGGCTGGCCGTCGCCCTGCGCGACGGTACGGCCGTCGTGCGGGAGCCCCACGGCGACACCCGTGCCCTCTCGCTGCACGGCCACGACGGGGAGCTCTCGGCTGTCGGCTGGTCGCCCGACGGCGCCCGGATCGTCACCGTCTCACGCGACGCCACCGCCAGGATCTGGGACACCACCACGGGCGCCTGCCTCACCGTCCTTCGCGGCCACGAAGACTGGGTCAGCGGAGCCTCCTGGTCACCCGGCGGCGATCTGCTCGCCACGTCCGGGACGGACGGAACGGTCAGGGTATGGGACCCGGCCGACGGCACACTGATACGGACCGTCCACGGTCACCGGGACTACGCCTGGAAAGTGGACTGGTCGCCGGACGGCCGCCGGATCGCCACCGCTTCCCGGGACCACACCGTCCGGCTTTGGGACCCGTTCAACGGCACTCAGCTCGCCGTCCTCACCGGCCACGAGGACCGGGTCCAGGGCGTCGCCTGGTCCCCCGACGGCACCCGCGTCGCCTCCGTCTCCCGCGACCGGACGGTCCGCCTCTGGGACCCGGGCACCGCCACCCAGGTCGCCGTACTCGGCACCCACACCGACTGGGCGAACGGCGTCTCCTGGGACCCGGACGGCACCCGCCTGGCCACAGCCTCCCGCGACCGCACCGTCCGCATCTGGGAGCTGGCCGAGGCCGACCTCGAAACCCTCCTCCGCCAGGCCCGATCCCGGGTCTTCCGCGACCTGACCGGGGAGGAACGGCGGGCGTTCCTGCTGCCGGAGGGGCGGTGA
- a CDS encoding DUF6177 family protein — translation MTKDVIVLTERMPDTWTLLAGLLAGGPDLHVQHAADDAVIQLCDDHGRPLVSIEAPILVRVPGEAARLLGPDAPAQDGPVWWMEARASTAVKEAGQLAGVFAGRLAHLLGGAVWPPEAVPAAGIGAPVAMAGVTAAPIPAAAQPAVDVLTDRVAVVIQDRPVIAMTTWLSDALSAALAGDRGLQIVTPAHARLSQPTRSLLMRPPSRWVVQDGEGGYYDGLTGAVLHWRDGAFSPDRVSSPLAASSPDEASARDEASEAQDNPVAERFKEFATTGERQLLLSLHTRHPADDQLVLAGALEEACRTLTGAPPAGWGTAEPASLPWSRRQLTDVARDRAPDPTWTVVVGDPRCRPAIATLTVSRTTGGVEETATLAVGYAPDEDPPLEDLPALADRLVREHRLVSMLAQVRSGRRDLTAPAHFEPPAVPVGFALGPEDVHEIGPTHARRPPLPTQPTELGPAARPGLYYPLGDGTSGAAWAAFEQLVRHLRTP, via the coding sequence ATGACCAAGGACGTGATCGTCCTCACCGAGCGGATGCCGGACACCTGGACCCTCCTGGCCGGACTGCTCGCCGGAGGACCGGACCTGCACGTACAGCACGCCGCCGACGACGCCGTCATCCAGCTCTGCGACGACCACGGGCGGCCGCTGGTGTCGATCGAGGCCCCGATCCTGGTACGGGTGCCGGGCGAGGCCGCCCGCCTGCTCGGCCCGGACGCGCCTGCCCAGGACGGCCCCGTGTGGTGGATGGAGGCGCGCGCCTCCACCGCCGTCAAGGAGGCCGGACAGCTCGCCGGGGTCTTCGCCGGCCGCCTCGCCCACCTGCTGGGTGGCGCCGTCTGGCCGCCGGAGGCGGTACCGGCGGCGGGCATCGGGGCCCCCGTCGCCATGGCGGGCGTCACCGCGGCCCCCATCCCGGCCGCCGCGCAGCCCGCCGTGGACGTGCTGACCGACCGGGTCGCGGTCGTCATCCAGGACCGGCCCGTCATCGCCATGACCACCTGGCTCTCCGACGCCCTGAGCGCAGCGCTCGCCGGCGACCGCGGACTGCAGATCGTCACCCCCGCGCACGCCCGGCTCTCCCAGCCCACCAGGTCACTGCTCATGAGGCCGCCGTCCCGCTGGGTGGTCCAGGACGGGGAGGGCGGTTACTACGACGGGCTGACGGGCGCCGTACTGCACTGGCGCGATGGCGCGTTCTCTCCGGACAGGGTGTCCTCTCCGCTCGCGGCGTCCTCTCCTGACGAGGCATCGGCCCGTGACGAGGCTTCAGAGGCCCAGGACAACCCGGTGGCGGAGCGCTTCAAGGAGTTCGCGACCACCGGCGAGCGCCAGCTCCTGCTCTCCCTCCACACCCGCCATCCGGCCGACGACCAGCTCGTGCTCGCCGGTGCGCTGGAGGAGGCGTGCCGGACGCTGACCGGCGCGCCACCCGCCGGCTGGGGCACGGCCGAACCCGCGTCCCTCCCGTGGTCCCGCCGCCAGCTCACCGACGTCGCCCGCGACCGCGCGCCCGACCCCACCTGGACGGTCGTCGTCGGCGACCCCCGGTGCCGGCCCGCCATCGCCACCCTGACCGTCTCGCGCACCACGGGCGGCGTGGAGGAGACCGCGACCCTGGCCGTCGGCTACGCCCCGGACGAGGATCCGCCCCTGGAGGACCTCCCCGCCCTCGCCGACCGTCTCGTACGCGAACACCGCCTGGTCTCGATGCTCGCCCAAGTACGCTCCGGCCGCCGGGACCTGACCGCGCCCGCGCACTTCGAACCACCAGCGGTGCCCGTGGGCTTCGCCCTGGGCCCCGAGGACGTCCACGAGATCGGCCCCACCCACGCCCGCCGACCACCGCTGCCCACCCAGCCGACCGAACTGGGCCCCGCGGCCCGCCCCGGCCTCTACTACCCGCTCGGCGACGGCACGTCAGGCGCGGCCTGGGCCGCGTTCGAGCAACTGGTGCGGCACCTGCGCACGCCCTGA